CTTGCCAATTCTAAATCCATTTATCTACTGATTTTCGATAAGTTAAGATTTCCTCTGGCTTAAAAAATAATTCAATTTCTCGTTTGGCACTTTCAGGGCTATCAGAACCATGAATGACATTTCGATTAGTATGTACTGCATAATCAGCGCGGATAGTTCCCGCGTCAGCTTCTAGCGGATTGGTTTTTCCCATCATTCGACGCGCTGTTTTAATGACATCGTCGCCTTCTAAAACCATCGCAAAAACTGGGCCAGATGTGATAAACCCAATCAAATCTTCGAAAAATGATTTACCAATATGCTCAGCGTAATGTTTTTCTGCTAATTCGCGGTCGATTTGTATTAACTTTGCCGCTACTATTTTGATACCTTTTTTCTCCATTCTTGCTACAATATCACCAATAAGTCCTCGTTCCACACCATCCGGTTTAACCAT
The nucleotide sequence above comes from Listeria ivanovii subsp. londoniensis. Encoded proteins:
- the ndk gene encoding nucleoside-diphosphate kinase translates to MEQTYVMVKPDGVERGLIGDIVARMEKKGIKIVAAKLIQIDRELAEKHYAEHIGKSFFEDLIGFITSGPVFAMVLEGDDVIKTARRMMGKTNPLEADAGTIRADYAVHTNRNVIHGSDSPESAKREIELFFKPEEILTYRKSVDKWI